One segment of Candidatus Zixiibacteriota bacterium DNA contains the following:
- a CDS encoding aconitate hydratase, producing MGQTVAHKLIRSHLIAGEMTVGSEIGIRIDQTLTQDATGTLVMLELEAMGLERAQTELSCQYVDHNLIQEDHKNADDHLFLRSACQRFGLWYSRAGNGVSHPVHQDRFGKPGRTMLGSDSHTCSAGAIGMLAIGAGGLEVAMAIAGEPFHFPMPKIWGVKLIGRLPDWVSAKDVILELLRRHDVKGGVGRIIEYCGPGLSELTVMDRHVICNMGAELGATTSVFPADNEVRRYLTQQGRPEDFTELRAESDARYDIDEEIDLSKLEPLIAMPSSPGNVKPVREVAGEEIYQAYVGSSANPGYRDIAIVAEMVKDQPLPTHVSLDINPASRQILENLIRDGHIGTLIRSGARLHQAGCNGCIGMGQAPATHKISLRTVPRNFPGRSGTIEDRVCLVSPETAAASALKGVITDPRTLGMSYPHVTEPADMIINTAMLQPPLPLEAARQVALEKGPNIASLPELDPIPDSLTLPVILKMGDKISTDDILPAGARVLPFRSNIPKIAEFCFDIIDPTYHDRAMAVRDHGGHCVVGGATYGQGSSREHAALAPRYLGLRAVIVKDFARIHWQNLVNFGVLPLTFADSNDYARVHQGDVLRFDDIHAAIRGGPGVRATLVGSGTVFALKHSLSSRQVDILLAGGLINHMRRKLTGAAAG from the coding sequence AGATGACGGTCGGCAGCGAGATCGGCATCCGAATCGACCAGACGCTGACACAGGATGCCACCGGCACATTGGTCATGCTCGAATTGGAAGCGATGGGGCTGGAGCGCGCCCAGACCGAGCTGTCGTGCCAGTATGTCGATCACAACCTGATTCAGGAAGACCACAAGAACGCCGACGATCACTTGTTTCTGCGCAGTGCGTGCCAACGGTTCGGTTTGTGGTACAGCCGCGCGGGCAATGGTGTCAGCCACCCGGTGCATCAGGACCGTTTCGGCAAACCCGGACGCACTATGCTCGGCTCCGACAGCCACACCTGTTCGGCGGGGGCGATCGGCATGCTGGCGATCGGGGCCGGCGGTCTCGAAGTCGCCATGGCAATTGCGGGCGAGCCGTTTCACTTCCCGATGCCGAAGATCTGGGGCGTCAAGCTCATCGGGCGGCTGCCTGACTGGGTCAGCGCCAAGGATGTCATACTCGAATTGTTGCGACGGCACGATGTCAAAGGCGGTGTCGGACGCATCATCGAATACTGCGGACCCGGATTGTCGGAATTGACGGTGATGGATCGCCATGTGATCTGCAACATGGGCGCCGAGCTCGGCGCGACGACCAGCGTGTTCCCGGCGGACAACGAAGTCCGCCGCTATCTCACACAGCAGGGACGGCCCGAAGATTTTACCGAACTGCGGGCCGAATCCGATGCGCGCTATGACATCGACGAAGAGATCGACCTCTCAAAGTTGGAGCCGTTGATCGCGATGCCGTCGAGTCCGGGGAATGTCAAACCGGTGCGCGAAGTCGCCGGTGAGGAGATTTATCAGGCGTATGTCGGCTCGTCAGCGAATCCGGGATACCGTGATATCGCAATCGTGGCGGAGATGGTCAAAGACCAACCACTGCCGACCCATGTCTCGCTGGACATCAATCCCGCTTCGCGGCAAATCCTCGAAAACCTCATTCGCGATGGGCACATCGGCACGTTGATCCGCTCCGGGGCGCGTTTACATCAGGCCGGGTGCAACGGCTGCATCGGAATGGGTCAGGCCCCGGCGACGCACAAGATCAGTCTGCGGACCGTCCCGCGTAATTTTCCCGGACGCTCCGGGACCATCGAAGACAGGGTGTGCCTGGTCAGCCCGGAGACAGCGGCCGCCTCCGCCCTGAAAGGCGTGATCACCGATCCGCGCACGCTCGGAATGTCCTATCCGCATGTGACGGAGCCGGCAGACATGATCATCAACACCGCGATGTTGCAGCCGCCGCTGCCATTAGAAGCGGCGCGACAGGTCGCACTCGAGAAGGGACCGAACATAGCCTCACTGCCGGAACTGGATCCGATCCCCGACTCGCTGACGCTCCCGGTCATTCTGAAAATGGGAGACAAGATCTCCACTGACGATATCCTGCCGGCGGGCGCGCGCGTGTTGCCGTTTCGCAGCAATATCCCGAAGATCGCCGAATTCTGCTTCGACATCATCGATCCGACCTACCACGACCGCGCCATGGCGGTCAGAGACCATGGCGGGCACTGCGTGGTCGGCGGCGCGACGTATGGCCAGGGTTCCAGCCGCGAGCATGCGGCGCTGGCGCCGCGTTACCTCGGATTGCGCGCGGTGATCGTGAAGGACTTCGCGCGCATACACTGGCAGAATCTCGTCAACTTCGGTGTATTGCCGCTGACCTTTGCCGATTCGAACGATTACGCCCGTGTCCACCAAGGCGACGTGCTGCGGTTCGACGACATCCATGCCGCGATCCGTGGCGGCCCCGGTGTGCGCGCTACCTTGGTCGGAAGCGGCACCGTATTCGCGCTGAAGCATTCCCTTTCATCCCGGCAAGTCGACATCCTGTTAGCGGGCGGCCTGATCAACCACATGCGCCGAAAGCTGACCGGTGCTGCGGCGGGATGA
- a CDS encoding DUF309 domain-containing protein, producing the protein MMDGSDIESNLPPRYTTRLFPAYRFVPGQKPHPRRDPAGHSYGLPEPQPDWATLAPEKWRDCELYLYGIDLYNHGYWWECHEELEAIWHRVQSNHVQSEFLKGIIQIAAANLRRFMNSQVQSETPGASLATKALEHLEIVPATYMGVDVDQFRDDVLWYFGGKSDTPAIIRLQFD; encoded by the coding sequence ATGATGGACGGTTCGGACATTGAATCAAACCTGCCGCCACGCTACACGACTCGACTTTTTCCCGCATACCGTTTTGTTCCGGGGCAGAAACCGCACCCGCGACGCGATCCTGCCGGGCATTCCTACGGTCTACCCGAGCCCCAGCCCGATTGGGCGACGCTGGCACCGGAAAAATGGCGCGATTGCGAGTTGTATCTCTACGGAATCGACCTGTACAACCACGGTTATTGGTGGGAATGTCACGAGGAACTGGAGGCGATCTGGCATCGTGTCCAGTCAAACCATGTGCAGTCGGAGTTTCTCAAGGGGATCATCCAAATCGCCGCGGCCAATCTCAGACGATTCATGAATTCGCAGGTCCAGAGTGAGACGCCGGGTGCATCATTAGCTACGAAGGCGCTGGAGCATCTGGAGATCGTGCCGGCGACGTATATGGGGGTCGACGTGGATCAGTTTCGCGATGATGTGCTCTGGTACTTCGGCGGAAAGTCCGACACACCCGCGATTATCAGACTGCAATTCGATTAG